One genomic region from Arthrobacter pigmenti encodes:
- a CDS encoding aldehyde dehydrogenase (NADP(+)) — protein sequence MTIALDTTTTDQLEALLADATSAADIWGTTPAAARGVALTTVAEALDAAVDELVPLAQQETHLAEARLRGELKRTTFQLRLFAEVLSEGSYLDARIDHADPEWPMGAPRPDLRRQLEPLGPVVVFAASNFPFAFSVAGGDTASALAAGCSVILKAHSGHPGLSEATAAVVVGALEEAGAPKGLFAVIYGTQAGRDALLDPRVKAGSFTGSIPGGRALFDLANSRPEPIPFYGELGSVNPTFVTRAAAAARAEEIASGFAGSFTMGAGQFCTKPGVLLVPADSRIAELLTGTELPVPAKLLNDRIQSGYVEVLEGLLAGNSSVQTLVRGDDALADPPAPTLLHTRVNDLLKQHETLLAECFGPSALVVSYEDEAQLLEVARVLEGQLTATIQGEENDDVTELVRLLAKKAGRVLWNQWPTGVSVTYAQQHGGPYPATTSPTSTSVGTAAINRFLRPVAYQGFPQHLLPEALQDANPIGVPQRINGRLS from the coding sequence ATGACAATCGCTCTCGACACCACCACCACGGATCAGCTGGAGGCACTGCTGGCAGACGCCACCTCAGCAGCCGACATTTGGGGCACAACGCCGGCCGCCGCCCGGGGCGTTGCCCTGACCACAGTCGCTGAAGCGCTGGACGCCGCTGTGGATGAACTCGTTCCGCTGGCTCAGCAGGAAACCCATCTCGCGGAGGCACGACTGCGGGGCGAGCTGAAGCGGACCACCTTCCAGCTCCGGCTGTTCGCTGAAGTGCTTTCGGAGGGCTCCTACCTTGACGCGCGGATTGACCATGCCGATCCGGAATGGCCGATGGGTGCACCGCGTCCGGACCTGCGGCGCCAGCTCGAGCCGCTCGGCCCCGTTGTGGTCTTCGCTGCGAGCAACTTTCCGTTCGCGTTCAGCGTCGCCGGCGGGGACACCGCCTCAGCGCTCGCCGCGGGCTGCTCCGTCATCCTGAAGGCCCACTCAGGCCATCCGGGTCTCTCGGAGGCGACGGCCGCCGTCGTCGTCGGAGCGCTTGAGGAGGCGGGCGCGCCGAAGGGGTTGTTCGCGGTGATCTACGGTACCCAGGCCGGCCGCGACGCACTTCTTGATCCGCGGGTGAAGGCGGGCTCGTTCACGGGATCCATTCCCGGCGGCCGCGCCCTGTTCGACCTTGCGAATTCCCGTCCGGAACCGATTCCCTTCTATGGTGAACTCGGCAGCGTGAACCCCACCTTCGTGACGCGGGCAGCGGCTGCAGCGCGGGCCGAGGAGATCGCTTCCGGGTTCGCGGGGTCCTTCACCATGGGCGCCGGCCAGTTCTGCACCAAGCCGGGCGTGCTGCTGGTTCCCGCCGACTCCAGGATTGCCGAGCTTTTGACCGGGACCGAACTGCCCGTACCTGCGAAGCTCCTGAACGACCGCATCCAATCCGGGTACGTCGAGGTCCTTGAGGGCCTCCTGGCCGGGAACTCGTCCGTGCAGACGCTGGTCCGTGGCGATGATGCGCTCGCTGATCCGCCCGCGCCGACCCTGCTGCACACCAGGGTCAATGACCTCCTGAAACAGCACGAGACCCTGCTCGCCGAGTGCTTTGGGCCCAGCGCGCTGGTGGTCAGCTACGAGGACGAGGCGCAGCTGCTCGAAGTGGCTCGCGTGCTCGAGGGCCAGTTGACGGCTACGATCCAGGGCGAGGAGAACGACGACGTCACGGAGCTGGTCCGCCTGCTCGCGAAGAAGGCCGGCCGGGTGCTGTGGAACCAGTGGCCCACCGGCGTCTCCGTGACGTATGCCCAGCAGCACGGCGGCCCGTACCCGGCGACGACGTCCCCCACATCGACATCCGTGGGCACGGCGGCCATCAACCGCTTCCTCCGACCGGTCGCATACCAGGGCTTCCCGCAGCACCTGCTGCCCGAGGCGCTGCAGGACGCGAACCCGATCGGTGTGCCGCAGCGTATCAACGGTCGCCTCAGCTGA
- a CDS encoding FAD-dependent oxidoreductase, whose protein sequence is MSAETYDVGVVGAGPAGLAAAVTAAEAGLSVVLIDASSQPGGQYWRHADEDQVPDAGHAGHHDWKTFERLRAGLYADRDAGRTTYLPNTQVWLIDRPATGFNLRLNATHAAAPEPGAAVVHAKRLILCPGGYDRQLPIPGWDLPGVMAAGGVQALLKGSGTLAGRRAVVAGTGPFLLPVATGLAQAGAGVVGICEAGTLTNWLRHVGSAVRVPSKGVEGAQYAALLARYRIRYRMRTVITEIHGEARAEAVTVARLGVDGQLVGGSSRRLEVDLVALGWGFTPSLELPLMVGVATRKDVDGSLVAVTDEAQRTDVDGVYLAGEATGVGGAVMAVAEGRLAALTAAHDAGRPASQATLARLQKDISRYRNFAKAMHAAHPVPADWTQWLTPDTTVCRCEEVPYQQIRDAHAELGASDPRTLKMLARPGMGWCQGRVCGYAVADITASLCGRTTAAEDLRSLGKRTLAAPASLAELAALDLTGPAPNQQTEELQTEG, encoded by the coding sequence ATGAGTGCTGAAACGTACGACGTCGGCGTGGTCGGCGCCGGCCCGGCAGGCCTTGCCGCTGCGGTTACTGCGGCGGAGGCAGGGCTATCCGTTGTGCTGATCGACGCCTCCTCCCAGCCAGGCGGCCAGTACTGGCGCCACGCCGACGAGGACCAGGTTCCCGACGCCGGGCACGCCGGCCACCACGACTGGAAGACGTTCGAGCGCCTCCGGGCCGGCCTGTACGCCGACCGCGACGCCGGACGCACCACGTACCTGCCCAACACCCAGGTGTGGCTGATCGACCGGCCGGCCACGGGTTTCAACCTCCGGCTCAACGCGACGCACGCGGCCGCGCCCGAGCCGGGCGCCGCCGTCGTGCACGCGAAGCGCCTGATCCTCTGCCCCGGCGGTTACGACCGCCAACTGCCCATCCCAGGGTGGGACCTGCCCGGTGTCATGGCCGCGGGTGGAGTGCAGGCACTGCTCAAGGGAAGCGGCACGCTGGCCGGGCGCCGCGCCGTCGTCGCCGGCACCGGACCTTTCCTGCTGCCCGTGGCAACGGGGCTTGCCCAGGCGGGGGCCGGCGTCGTCGGGATCTGTGAAGCGGGCACGCTCACCAACTGGTTGCGTCATGTCGGCTCGGCGGTGCGGGTGCCGTCCAAGGGCGTTGAGGGCGCGCAGTATGCTGCGTTGCTGGCCCGGTACCGGATCCGCTATCGCATGCGGACGGTCATCACCGAGATCCACGGGGAGGCTCGGGCCGAAGCGGTGACCGTCGCTCGTTTGGGCGTCGACGGGCAGCTTGTGGGCGGCAGTTCCCGGCGGCTCGAGGTGGATCTGGTGGCGCTGGGCTGGGGCTTCACGCCGTCGCTCGAGCTGCCGCTGATGGTCGGGGTGGCCACCCGCAAGGATGTGGACGGCTCGCTGGTCGCTGTGACGGACGAGGCCCAGCGCACCGACGTCGACGGCGTATACCTTGCGGGGGAGGCCACGGGTGTTGGCGGGGCGGTGATGGCCGTCGCCGAAGGGCGCCTGGCCGCGCTGACCGCAGCGCACGACGCCGGTCGCCCGGCTTCGCAGGCGACCCTCGCCCGGCTGCAGAAAGACATCTCGCGCTATCGCAATTTCGCTAAGGCGATGCACGCTGCGCACCCCGTTCCGGCGGACTGGACGCAGTGGCTGACCCCGGATACGACTGTGTGCCGCTGCGAGGAAGTCCCGTATCAGCAAATCCGGGACGCTCACGCCGAACTCGGTGCATCCGACCCGCGCACCCTGAAAATGCTGGCCCGGCCCGGAATGGGATGGTGCCAGGGCCGCGTGTGCGGCTACGCCGTTGCGGACATCACGGCGAGCCTCTGCGGACGCACGACGGCGGCGGAAGACCTCCGCTCGCTCGGCAAGCGGACACTTGCGGCACCGGCCTCGCTGGCCGAGCTGGCCGCGCTGGACCTTACGGGGCCGGCTCCGAATCAACAGACCGAAGAACTCCAGACGGAAGGGTAG
- a CDS encoding (2Fe-2S)-binding protein, which yields MNELTFDGRTVSIEPGQTVGAALAAAGVTSWRTTRKQGKPRGLFCGIGVCFDCLLTVDGEANQRACLVPARDGMTLESDGCPVAEAGTDEC from the coding sequence ATGAACGAACTGACATTCGATGGACGCACCGTCAGCATCGAGCCTGGGCAGACCGTCGGCGCCGCGCTCGCAGCGGCGGGTGTCACGTCCTGGCGTACCACGCGGAAACAGGGGAAGCCCCGCGGCCTCTTCTGCGGCATCGGCGTGTGCTTCGACTGCCTGCTGACGGTTGACGGCGAGGCCAACCAGCGCGCGTGCCTGGTCCCCGCGCGGGACGGCATGACGCTGGAATCCGACGGTTGTCCGGTTGCGGAAGCGGGCACCGATGAGTGCTGA
- a CDS encoding FAD-dependent oxidoreductase, giving the protein MSADLVIIGAGAVGAASAYFAAKAGLKVVVLERGAISGGTSSAGEGNILVSDKEAGPELDLSLYSQQVWREDLQEFGASWEFESKGGLVVAATENGAASLRELAIRQRSSGIDVTDVDAGSLHEYEPHLSRDLTGGAFYPQDAQVQPMLMVAHLLRLARELGAEVHTNVEVTGFLRSGTSVTGVRTAKGDFSAGAVLNAAGTWAGQVADLAGVVLPVLPRRGFVLVTEPLPVLIRHKVYAAEYVENVASSDAGLQTSPVVEGTDSGTVLIGSSRERVGFSSEVSVAVLQSLAAKAITLFPMLAGVKAMRHYHGFRPYCPDHLPVIGPDPRAPGLWHAAGHEGAGIGLSAGTGKLITQVLTGAAPDLPLAPFAPERFEEARV; this is encoded by the coding sequence GTGAGTGCGGACCTCGTGATCATCGGTGCCGGTGCGGTTGGTGCCGCGAGCGCCTACTTCGCCGCGAAGGCCGGGCTGAAGGTCGTGGTTCTGGAACGCGGCGCAATTTCCGGCGGTACCTCGAGTGCCGGGGAGGGCAACATCCTGGTGTCCGACAAGGAAGCCGGACCCGAGCTTGACCTGTCCCTCTACTCGCAGCAGGTCTGGCGCGAGGACCTGCAGGAATTCGGGGCGTCCTGGGAGTTCGAGTCCAAGGGCGGGCTGGTGGTCGCGGCAACGGAGAACGGCGCTGCCTCCCTCCGGGAACTCGCCATTCGGCAGCGCAGCAGCGGCATCGACGTGACAGACGTCGACGCCGGCTCCCTCCACGAGTATGAGCCGCACCTTTCGCGCGACCTCACCGGCGGCGCGTTTTACCCGCAGGACGCCCAGGTTCAGCCGATGCTGATGGTCGCGCACCTGCTGCGGCTCGCCCGGGAGCTAGGCGCCGAAGTGCACACCAACGTCGAAGTCACCGGTTTCCTGCGCAGCGGCACCTCAGTCACCGGCGTGCGCACCGCGAAAGGGGACTTCAGCGCCGGCGCGGTGCTGAACGCCGCCGGGACGTGGGCGGGGCAGGTAGCCGACCTCGCCGGCGTCGTACTTCCGGTTCTGCCGCGACGCGGGTTTGTGCTGGTCACGGAGCCGCTTCCCGTCCTCATCCGGCACAAGGTCTACGCAGCCGAGTACGTCGAGAACGTGGCCAGCTCCGACGCCGGGCTGCAGACGTCGCCGGTAGTCGAGGGGACCGATAGCGGAACGGTTCTCATTGGCTCCTCCCGTGAGCGTGTGGGGTTCAGCAGTGAGGTCTCCGTGGCCGTGCTGCAGTCGCTCGCCGCGAAGGCAATCACGCTCTTCCCAATGCTCGCGGGCGTCAAGGCCATGCGGCACTATCACGGGTTCCGGCCGTACTGCCCCGACCACCTGCCCGTCATCGGGCCGGACCCGCGCGCCCCGGGCCTGTGGCACGCCGCAGGGCACGAGGGTGCGGGTATCGGGCTGTCGGCGGGCACGGGAAAGCTCATCACGCAGGTGCTGACCGGCGCCGCACCGGACCTGCCGCTGGCGCCCTTCGCGCCCGAACGATTCGAGGAGGCACGGGTATGA